One Cohnella candidum genomic region harbors:
- a CDS encoding fructose bisphosphate aldolase translates to MNKLQLERIRTGQGFIAALDQSGGSTPKALQQYGIEPSRYSGDEEMFALVHEMRTRIIKSPSFDADYILGAILFENTMDRKIDGLFTADYLWEKKGVVPFLKIDKGLAESDDGVQMMKAIPDLDSLLRRAVERNVFGTKMRSVIHEANPQGIRQVVEQQFELGKQIWAAGLVPIIEPEVDINSTDKLESERILKDEIFKRLSSLAPDVTVMLKLSIPTEDDFYRDLMDEPHVARVVALSGGYDREEANERLARNHGLIASFSRALAEGLSDQQSDEQFNETLTRSIRSIYEASIS, encoded by the coding sequence ATGAACAAACTGCAGCTGGAACGGATTCGCACCGGTCAAGGATTTATCGCCGCGCTGGATCAAAGCGGGGGGAGCACGCCAAAGGCACTGCAGCAGTACGGCATAGAGCCGAGCCGTTATTCCGGTGACGAGGAAATGTTTGCGCTTGTGCATGAAATGAGGACCCGCATCATCAAGAGCCCATCGTTTGACGCGGACTACATCCTTGGAGCCATCCTGTTCGAGAACACGATGGACCGGAAAATCGATGGGTTGTTTACGGCCGATTATCTTTGGGAGAAGAAAGGGGTCGTTCCCTTTTTGAAGATCGACAAAGGACTGGCTGAATCGGACGACGGCGTGCAAATGATGAAGGCGATTCCCGATCTGGATAGCTTGCTGCGGAGAGCGGTAGAGCGCAACGTCTTCGGAACGAAGATGCGTTCGGTCATTCATGAAGCGAATCCGCAAGGGATACGCCAGGTGGTGGAGCAGCAGTTCGAGCTCGGCAAGCAAATTTGGGCCGCAGGGCTTGTCCCCATCATCGAGCCGGAAGTCGACATTAATAGCACCGATAAGCTTGAATCGGAACGGATCTTGAAGGACGAAATTTTCAAACGGTTATCTTCTCTTGCCCCCGACGTGACGGTCATGTTGAAGCTCTCGATTCCGACAGAGGACGATTTCTACCGTGATTTAATGGATGAGCCGCACGTCGCTCGGGTCGTCGCGTTGTCCGGCGGTTACGACCGGGAGGAAGCCAACGAACGGCTGGCCCGGAATCACGGCTTAATCGCGAGTTTTTCCCGCGCTTTGGCGGAAGGATTGTCAGATCAACAGTCGGATGAGCAGTTCAACGAGACGCTGACTCGCTCCATTCGTTCCATATACGAGGCGTCCATCTCCTAA